The Mesorhizobium opportunistum WSM2075 DNA window AATGTCGCCGGCGGCGTTGCAGGCGCTGCTGGTCGTCGCCGGTCTCGGCTGCTGCGTGGCCATGTCGATGCCGCAAGTGCATATCGTGGCCTACTGCATGGATCTCGGCTACGGGGTGGCGCATGGCGCCGACATGCTGTCGATCATGATGGCGGCGGGAGTCGTCAGCCGGCTTGCCTCCGGCTTTATTGCCGACCGCATCGGCGGCGCGAAAACCTTGCTTATCGGTTCGGTACTGCAATGCCTGTCGCTGCTGTTCTACATCCCGTTCGACGGGCTCGCCTCGCTCTATGTCGTGTCGCTGGTGTTTGGCCTGTCGCAGGGCGGCATCGTGCCGTGCTATGCGATCATCGTGCGCGAATATTTGCCTGCCAAGGAGGCCGGCCAGCGTATCGGCATCGTCATGATGGCGACGATTTTCGGCATGGCGATCGGCGGCTGGATGTCGGGCTGGATCTACGATCTGACTGGCTCCTACGCCGCAGCATTCCTCAACGGCATCGCCTGGAATTTGTTGAACATACTGGCCATCGGCCTGTTCATGTGGAAGGCGAAGCACAGGGCCGTCGCAGTCATCTGAGTTAAAGGGCGCGGTGCGCTGCGGAGTGCCTCGGCTTGACAACGGACAGGCACTGCGCGACGCCAAAGGCCGAAGGGTGCGGCAACGGGCCGGTGACATGGCGACAGATCAGATGATCGTATTGCGGGTCCGCTTCGGCGGACATGCGCACGGGCCATGGCCTTGATCAAGCCGCGCTCGCGCCGGGGCGGCGGCCGCCCGACCATATCCGATGTCGCGCGCAAGGCCGGCGTCGGCGCCATCACCGTGTCGCGCGCGCTGCGCGAGCCGGAGCGCGTCAGCCAGGATTTGCGTCGCCAGATCCAGGCCGCCGTCGACGAACTCGGCTATGTGCCGGACCCCAATGCAAGGGCGCTGGCCTCGGCGCGCGCCGAGGTGTTCGGCGTGCTGGTGCCTTCGCTCACCAACAACGTTTTCGCCGAAGTGGTGCGCGGCATCTATGACAGCCTGTCGGCCAGTCCGTTCCGCATCCAGCTTGGCAACACGCACTATTCCGGGCTGGAGGAGGAGCGGCTATTGCAGCTGTTCGGCTCGCAGCGGCCTGCAGCGCTGATCGTGGCCGGCATCGATCAGACGCCGAGTTCACGAAGACTGCTGGAGAATGCCGGTTGCCCGGTGGTGCAGGTGATGGAGATCGGCCCCGATCCCGTCGACATGATGGTCGGTTTTTCGCATCTCGACGGCGGCAGAACGGCGACCGAGCACCTGATCGAGATGGGGTATCGTCGTGTCGGCTTCATCGGCGCCCGCATGGATCCGCGCTCGCAGCGCCGCCTTGCCGGCTACCGGATCGCCATGGAAAAAGCTGGCCTGTTCGATCCGCGCCTGGTCACCACCACGCCGGTGCCGTCCAGCGTGTCGCTCGGCCGCGAACTGTTCCGGGATGCCCTCGCCAAGGTTCCGACGCTCGACGGTGTGTTCTGCAACAATGACGACATCGCGCTCGGCGTGCTGTTCGAATGCCACCGCGCAGCGATCGACGTGCCAAAGACCATCGGCATCGTCGGCTTCAACGATCTCGACATGATGCAGGTGGCGTTTCCCTCGGTCACCAGCATCCGCACCCATCGCTATGAAATCGGCCGGCGTGCCGTCGCCATGGCGCTGGCGGCGATCGGCGGCGACAGGCCGCAGCAGCGGGTCGTCGATCTCGGCTTCGAGCTCAAGCGCCGCGAGAGCACTGCCCGCTGAGTATCTTAGAGTCCGCTGAAATGAGACTTTACAGCCTTTCTTGGTAGCGCTACCATTCCGCGCTCGCGAAAACTCACAAGAGGAACAACTCTGTTTATTATACATAAGCGACAGAATGTTTCTTGTTTATTATGGATAATATGATAGTTTTCGTAGCCGCTTGAGGGAGCGACAAGGGAGAGGATCAGGTCGGCGTTGACCGCCTGAAACAGCGGCGGGCCAAGGCAGGAGGTGCTTGAGCAAGCGCGTCAATTGTACTGCAGCCAACAGATAAATCAGAACTGCAAATGGGAGGAATATCGATGATCAAGTCACTCGTTGGTGGCATCGTTGCCGCCACTGCATTCGTCATGTTGAGTTCGGCGGCGATGGCCGCGGGGCCCGAAGTCGTCAAGGGGCCGGCCGCCGAGCCGGACTGTTTTGCGCCCTGGGCCGCCGATACCCAATTCTTCAAATTCCCCAAGAAGGACGGTCCATACCGCATTGCGCTCGCCAACGGCTATATCGCCAACACCTGGCGCATCCAGATGGTGCAGACCGCCAAGGCCTATGCCGCACAGCCGGATGTCGCCAAGAAGCTGAAGGAATTCAAGGTCGTCTCGACCGGCGAGGACGTTCCGGCGCAGATATCCGCGATCAACAACTTCATCGATTCCGGCTTTGACGCGATCGTCGTCAACGCGCAGAATCCGACCGCCTTCGGACCGGTCATCAAGCGTGCCAAGGAAGCCGGTGTGGTGCTCGTCGCCTTCGACAACATCCTCGACACCAAGGATGCCATCAACGTCAATGTCGACCAGAAGGGGCTTGGCGCATTGTGGGGCAAGTGGCTGGTCTCGCACGTGCCGAACGGCGGCAAGGTGCTCGAAGTGCGCGGCGTTGCCGGCACCTCGGTCGACACCGACCGCCATGCCGGCATCCATGAGGTCCTCGACGGTTCCGGCAAGAAGTGGGCCGTCACCGAGGTGGTCGGCAAGTGGGACGATGGCGTGGCCCAGAAAGCGACTGCCGACGCGATCGCCACCAATGGACCTTTCGACGGCATCACCGGGCAGGGCGGCGATACCGGCATCGTGCAGGCGATGATGGACGCCAAGCATCCGTTTGTTCCGTTCGGCGGCGAAACGGAGAATGGCTTTCGCAAATTCTGCTCGGCGCATGCGGCGGATGGGCTCAAATGCTCATCGGCCGGCACTGGTCCTGCCCAGGTGGCGGTCGCCATCAAGACGGCGATAGCAGCCCTCGAAGGCAATGTCGTGCCGCAGTCGGTCAAGCTGCCGTTGGCAATCGTCGAGGATCCCAACTTCAAGGCAGGCCAGGATTTCTTCCCCGACCAGTCCGACAATTTCTTCGTCGGCAATTCCTTCCCGACCTGCGGCATCAATTTCACGGCCCAGGAGATCATGGGCCAGACCAAGGAAAACAAATAATCCGACCGGCCGATGCCGCGGGAGAAATCCCGCGGCACCGGCCGCTTGTTCCAATCGCAAATTACCCTTGGGGAGGGCTGATGGACGGCGCGGTTCCGCTCTTGCGCATGGAAGGCATATCCAAGCGCTATGGCGGCGTACGGGCGCTGGAGAAGGCTGATCTGTCGGTTTCTGCCGGCAGCATCCACGCCATCCTCGGTGAAAACGGCGCCGGCAAATCCACATTGATCAAGGTCATGGCCGGTGTCGTGGCGCCCGACGAGGGCCGCATGATGCTGGACGGGCGCGAGGTGACCTTCGCTTCGCCGGGTGCGGCGAACAAGGCCGGCATCGTCTGCATCTTCCAGGAATTGTCGCTGATCCCCGAACTCAGCGTCGCCGACAACATCGTCATTTCCGATCCGCCCAAACGCTTCGGCATGATCGACCGCAAGGCGCAGCGCCGCATCGCGGAAGATGCGCTGGCGCGCGCGGGGGCAGCCGATATCCACCCGCTGGCGTTGGTGAAGGACCTGCCGCTGTCGCGCCGGCAAATGGTCGAGATCGCCAAGGCCTTGGCGCGCAAGCCACGCATCCTCATCCTCGACGAGGCGACCTCGGCGCTGACGGCGGCGGATGTCTCGAGGATTTTCGAGGTGCTCAAGCGGCTGCGCTCGGAAGGGCTGGCGCTGCTCTATATCTCGCACCGCATGAATGAGATCGCCGAATTGGCCGACCAGTGCACGGTGTTTCGCAACGGCCGCAATGTCGCCAGCTACAAGGCCGGCTCGAAGAGCGACAATGAGGTGGTCGAACTGATGATCGGCCGCGAATACAGCCACATCTTTCCGCCCAAGCCGACGGCGGTGCCTGCCACCGCCGCCCCCAGGCTCGAGGCCCGCAAGCTTTCCTGGGCCGACCGGCTGGACAACATCTCGCTGACCGTCAGGGCCGGCGAGGTGGTCGGTCTCGGCGGCCTCGATGGCCAAGGCCAGCGCGAATTGCTGCTCGCCTTCTTCGGCGTGCTGCGCGGGCTGTCCGGTCAAATCCTGATCGACGGCAAACCGGTGGCGATCGCCAGTCCATCGGCCGCCCGCGATGACGGCATCGGCATGGCGCTCATTCCCGAAGACCGCAAGACGGAAGGGTTGATGCTGCCGATGACGGTGCGCGAGAACCTGTCCTTCGCCGCGCTCGACCGGCTGTCCAGGGGCGGCATCATCGACCGCACGGCCGAGCAGCGGCTGATCGACGACATGGTCGGTCTTCTGGCGATCAAGACGGCGGGGCTCGACATTCCGGTCGGCGCGCTGTCGGGCGGCAACCAGCAGAAGGTGGTCATCGCCAAATGGCTGATGCGCCAGCCGCGCATCATCCTGCTCAACGATCCGACGCGCGGCATCGATGTCGGCACCAAGCAGGAGCTCTATCAGCTGATGCGCAAGCTGGCGGATGCGGGTGCGGCGATCCTGTTCTATTCGACCGACTATGACGAGCTGATCGGCTGCTGCGACCGGGTGCTGGTGCTCTATGACGGGGCGGTCAAGCGCGAGCTGGTCGGCGCCGAGATCACCGAGCGGGCGCTGATATCGAGCGCGCTCAACATTGATGGCAAGGAGAGCCCGGTGAGCCTGGGAGCAAGTGCGTGAAGGATTGGCGCTACTGGCTGGCCGAGCAGCGCGGAACGCTGCTGGCGCTCGGCATCTTCATCGTCATGTTCGCCATCTACAGCGCGAACCATCCGGCCGGCTTCAGCGCCAATGTCGTGCAGACGGCGGCGAACAAAGGCGTGCTGCTCGCCTTCGTCGCCATGGCGCAAACGCTGGTGGTGATCACCGCCGGCATCGACCTGTCCGTCGGCATGATCTTCCTGCTTACCAATTGTCTCGCCTCCTGGCTGGTGGTGGGGACGCCGATGCAGACGGCGCTCGGCGTCGTCGCCGTGCTGGCGGTCGGGCTGTTGTGCGGCGCCATCAATGGCGCCATCGTGATCTACGGGCGGCTGCAGCCGATCGTCGCCACCATTGCGACGGGCGCTGTCTATTACGGCATCGGCCTTCTGCTGCGGCCCTTTCCGGGTGGTTCGGTCAATGAGGATTTGGCCGATGCGCTGACCGGCCGCGTTTTCGGCGTGGTGCCGGCGAGCCTTGTCGTGCTGCTGGCCGTCGTGCTGGTGGTTTGGGTGCCGTTCAGCCGCTCGGTGCTCGGCAGGGCGGCTTACGCGGCCGGATCCTCGGAGACGGCCGCCTACATGTCCGGCGTGCCGATAAGGCGCGGCAAGTTCGCTGCCTACGCGCTGGCCGGGCTGCTGGCCGCGATTGGCGGCCTGTTCCTGACCTTCTTCACCTATACGGGCGAGGCGGCCTATGCCAGCGGCAACGCCTACACGCTGTTTTCGATCGCCGCGGTGGTGCTGGGCGGCGTCTCGCTGTTCGGCGGCAAGGGCAGCGCCATCGGCGCGATCTTCGGCGCGCTTGCCTTTCGCACCATCGGCGACCTGTTGTTCGTGTTTGATTTCGATCCGCTCTGGCAGCCCTTGTTCCAGGGCGTTATCCTGCTGGTCGCCGTCAGCCTCGGCGCCTTCGCCCTGTTTCGGGTCCGCAACCGGCTGGAGTGGTTCCTGTGAGCGAGACGACCTTGGGCGGCATTGCCGGCCGCATGCCGAAATTCATCCGCCGCGCCGATCCGGCGGTGCTGACGGCTTTTGCCTGCATCGTGATGCTGCTGTTGCTGGGCAGCCTCTATTCGCGCAGCTTCCTGTCGCCTGAATATCTGCTGCAGCAGCTGAAAGTGGCATCGTTTCTCGGCGTCATCGCCACCGGCATGATGCTGGTCGTCCTGCTCGGCCAGATCGACCTGTCGGTACCATGGTCGGTGGCGGCAGGCGCGATGATGGCCTGCGCGGCGGCCGCCTACGGTCCGGTCGGGGTGGCGCTGGCCATTCCGTTCGGCATCTTCTGCGGCGTGCTGATCGGCATCGTCAACGGCATTGGCGTCGCCTATCTGCGCATCCCCTCGATGATCATCACGCTTGCCACCAACGCCGTCGCGCAAGGGCTGATGGTGGTTTACACCGGCGGCTTCTCGCCTCAGGATTCGGCCACCGGCGCCATGCGATACCTGGCCACGGGCTTTGCCATTCCGGCGGTGCCCAATGCGGTGATCATCTGGGCGCTGATCGGCGCCGCGATGGTGTTCGTGCTGACCCGCACCGCCTTTGGCCGCACCGTCTACGGCATCGGCAACCGCGAGCGCGCCGCCTATCTCTCGGGCATCGACACAAGACGCGTGGTGATGATCGCCTTCGCCGTCTCCGGCGGGCTCTCCGCCTTTGGCGGCGTGCTTCTGGCCGGCTATGCCTCCAAGGCGGCGCAGTCGATGGGCGACGCCTACCTCCTGCCGTCGATCGCTGCCGTGGTGCTGGGTGGCACCTCGATCCTGGGCGGGCGCGGCTCCTATCTCGGCACCGTTGCCGGCGTCATCCTGATCACGCTCCTGCAATCCATCCTGTCGGTCATGCAGATGCCGGAAGCGGGGCGGCAGATCATCTATGGCGTGGTCATCGTCGCCATGCTGTTGCTCTACGGCCGCGCGCCGGCAAGCCGCTGACCGTGGACGACAAGGCAGCGCAGGCGCCGTCGGGCGTCTCCGGTTCGGCGCCCCCCGCGATCGTGGTGATGGGCGTCGCCGGCTGCGGGAAGTCGGCCGTCGGAACCGCGCTGGCGGAGGCGCTGGGCGCGATCTTCATCGAGGGCGACAAGCTGCATCCGCCGGAAAATGTCGCCCGCATGGCAAGCGGCGAGCCGCTTACCGACCAGCTGCGCGAAGGCTGGCTCGACGCGATCGGCGAACGTATCGTTGCGTCGGTCGGCCAAGGGCAGGGTGTGGTCGCTGCCTGCTCGGCGCTGAAGCGCAGCTACCGCGAACGGCTGCGCGGCTTCCGCCGCGACATCGTCTTCCTTTACCTTGAGATCGATCCGGCGACGGCGAGTGAGCGGGTCGCCGGCCGCAAGGGCCATTTCATGCCGGCAAGCCTGGTCGACAGCCAGTTCGCCATCCTCGAGCCGCCCGGAATGGATGAGCAGGCGTTGACGCTCGATGCGACGCGCCCGGTCGCCGAACTCGTCACGGATGCGACCCGTTTGCTGCGCCGATCATGAGCCGTCATCGGCACCGATGCTGTGTCGACCCTCTGTCAGGCGTTGGCGACGGGACCACGACATCATCTGCTCGGGGCAATGCTTGAGTGCCTGCAGCAGACAATCACGCTTGAGCAGGATGTAGCTTGCCTGCAGGACCGTGTTCTTGGCTCCATCCCTGGATATACCCGTTGGCGGGCTCGCGGGCACCAACTCGGGGCTCAGGACGGCCCGGTATTGGCTGAAGGGAACCTCTTCGAAGGTCGACATGGCAAACAGAGCCGCCTTGCCCCTGGCGGCGAAATTCGCCGGAGCCGACGCAAGATGCGTCCAGCCGCTCTCGCCCAGAGCGACCTCGGTGAAGGTCGAGCCGGCGTGAATGTTGTTGGTCATCAGCACCACGCCATTCTCCTTCAAGACCTTCTGGATGCGGATGGTGAGTTGATAGACATCGTCGCGGTCGAAGACGAGGCGGCCCTTCAGGAACCGGTTCTCGACATTGACCAGCGGCGGGTTCAGGAAGCGCAGGCCAAACGAAGACTCGGAAACTCCATGCGCGTTGACGCTCACCTGATAGGCCCCGATGCCGGCCTCGTGCAGGGCGCGCTTGCCGAAGATGGTCTGCGAGGTGAACTGATCGCACCAGATCATGGCGCCGTGGCCACGTTGCAAGGCGGCCCGCAGCCCCTCGAGCCCTTCCAGCCGGGTGGTTGGCGACCAGTGTCTGGCGACCAGATGCGCGGCAAGCTGCAGGCGGCGGCGATGGCGGGCCGCGAGCAAGGCCTCGAACAGGCTGCGCGCATCGATATCATCGCCAAGCACTGCGTGGACGGCTTCGGCGTAGGGTGAGAACTCCTTGCTCAGATGCCGCTTCAGGCCAAGTCTGGACACGCGCTGGCAGACCGGCGCCCACCAGCGTACGGGCAAAGCCGCCGCGACCACGAGATACAGGACGGCGAGCAGGCTTTCGCGAGGGTCCCTGTTGGAGAAACGGCGCGGCCTGCCGGGGCGGATCAGCTTGCGGCTGAAAAAGCGCACATCCTCCGCCCGCTCCGGAACGCGAACGTCGGCGATGATTTCAGTGCGGAAGGCGGCCGCGGACGGCGGCTTGCGGTTGCGGGACTTTGCGAACCACGACAGCCTCATCGGTCCAGCCTGTTGTTCAAGACCGCTTTACTGCGTCGATATGGGCCGCGCAACCGCAATGGCGAATGCCGCGCCTCCGGCCGTGGCCTAGATTTGCGACGTCAACTCGACCGGGAAATCATCGTTGTCTGCATCGCGCATGGCAGCGAGGCTGCGGTTGTCCAGCACCTCGGCGATCGCCTGGCGCACCTCCAGCATCATGTGCCGGACCTGGCAGGTCGCCTCGTCGCAATCCTCGCAACGCTGGTACTGCGTACGGCTGGCGCAGGGTATCGGCGCCAGCGGCCCGTCGAGGACGCGCACGACATGGCCGATCTTGATCTCGGAGGCCGGACGGGCGAGGCGGTAGCCGCCTTCCTTGCCCTTGCGGCTCTGGACGAAGCCGGCATTGCGCAATTCGCCCAGGATGGCATCGAGGAATTTCTTCGGGATGTTGTTGGCGACCGCGATGTCGTTGACGAAGGCCAATTGGCCGACCGGAAGACCGGAAAGATGCACGAGGGCCTTGAGGCCGTATTTGCCTTTTTTTGTCAGCATGCCCTGATCAACCCATTGAAGCCCCAACCACCCGCATCTGGCGGCTGTTTGTGTGCAAATAATGACGGCATCGCCGCGCGACGGTATTTC harbors:
- a CDS encoding gluconokinase — encoded protein: MDDKAAQAPSGVSGSAPPAIVVMGVAGCGKSAVGTALAEALGAIFIEGDKLHPPENVARMASGEPLTDQLREGWLDAIGERIVASVGQGQGVVAACSALKRSYRERLRGFRRDIVFLYLEIDPATASERVAGRKGHFMPASLVDSQFAILEPPGMDEQALTLDATRPVAELVTDATRLLRRS
- a CDS encoding LacI family DNA-binding transcriptional regulator is translated as MALIKPRSRRGGGRPTISDVARKAGVGAITVSRALREPERVSQDLRRQIQAAVDELGYVPDPNARALASARAEVFGVLVPSLTNNVFAEVVRGIYDSLSASPFRIQLGNTHYSGLEEERLLQLFGSQRPAALIVAGIDQTPSSRRLLENAGCPVVQVMEIGPDPVDMMVGFSHLDGGRTATEHLIEMGYRRVGFIGARMDPRSQRRLAGYRIAMEKAGLFDPRLVTTTPVPSSVSLGRELFRDALAKVPTLDGVFCNNDDIALGVLFECHRAAIDVPKTIGIVGFNDLDMMQVAFPSVTSIRTHRYEIGRRAVAMALAAIGGDRPQQRVVDLGFELKRRESTAR
- a CDS encoding sugar ABC transporter substrate-binding protein; the protein is MIKSLVGGIVAATAFVMLSSAAMAAGPEVVKGPAAEPDCFAPWAADTQFFKFPKKDGPYRIALANGYIANTWRIQMVQTAKAYAAQPDVAKKLKEFKVVSTGEDVPAQISAINNFIDSGFDAIVVNAQNPTAFGPVIKRAKEAGVVLVAFDNILDTKDAINVNVDQKGLGALWGKWLVSHVPNGGKVLEVRGVAGTSVDTDRHAGIHEVLDGSGKKWAVTEVVGKWDDGVAQKATADAIATNGPFDGITGQGGDTGIVQAMMDAKHPFVPFGGETENGFRKFCSAHAADGLKCSSAGTGPAQVAVAIKTAIAALEGNVVPQSVKLPLAIVEDPNFKAGQDFFPDQSDNFFVGNSFPTCGINFTAQEIMGQTKENK
- a CDS encoding ABC transporter permease, whose product is MKDWRYWLAEQRGTLLALGIFIVMFAIYSANHPAGFSANVVQTAANKGVLLAFVAMAQTLVVITAGIDLSVGMIFLLTNCLASWLVVGTPMQTALGVVAVLAVGLLCGAINGAIVIYGRLQPIVATIATGAVYYGIGLLLRPFPGGSVNEDLADALTGRVFGVVPASLVVLLAVVLVVWVPFSRSVLGRAAYAAGSSETAAYMSGVPIRRGKFAAYALAGLLAAIGGLFLTFFTYTGEAAYASGNAYTLFSIAAVVLGGVSLFGGKGSAIGAIFGALAFRTIGDLLFVFDFDPLWQPLFQGVILLVAVSLGAFALFRVRNRLEWFL
- a CDS encoding ABC transporter permease, which encodes MSETTLGGIAGRMPKFIRRADPAVLTAFACIVMLLLLGSLYSRSFLSPEYLLQQLKVASFLGVIATGMMLVVLLGQIDLSVPWSVAAGAMMACAAAAYGPVGVALAIPFGIFCGVLIGIVNGIGVAYLRIPSMIITLATNAVAQGLMVVYTGGFSPQDSATGAMRYLATGFAIPAVPNAVIIWALIGAAMVFVLTRTAFGRTVYGIGNRERAAYLSGIDTRRVVMIAFAVSGGLSAFGGVLLAGYASKAAQSMGDAYLLPSIAAVVLGGTSILGGRGSYLGTVAGVILITLLQSILSVMQMPEAGRQIIYGVVIVAMLLLYGRAPASR
- a CDS encoding sugar ABC transporter ATP-binding protein yields the protein MDGAVPLLRMEGISKRYGGVRALEKADLSVSAGSIHAILGENGAGKSTLIKVMAGVVAPDEGRMMLDGREVTFASPGAANKAGIVCIFQELSLIPELSVADNIVISDPPKRFGMIDRKAQRRIAEDALARAGAADIHPLALVKDLPLSRRQMVEIAKALARKPRILILDEATSALTAADVSRIFEVLKRLRSEGLALLYISHRMNEIAELADQCTVFRNGRNVASYKAGSKSDNEVVELMIGREYSHIFPPKPTAVPATAAPRLEARKLSWADRLDNISLTVRAGEVVGLGGLDGQGQRELLLAFFGVLRGLSGQILIDGKPVAIASPSAARDDGIGMALIPEDRKTEGLMLPMTVRENLSFAALDRLSRGGIIDRTAEQRLIDDMVGLLAIKTAGLDIPVGALSGGNQQKVVIAKWLMRQPRIILLNDPTRGIDVGTKQELYQLMRKLADAGAAILFYSTDYDELIGCCDRVLVLYDGAVKRELVGAEITERALISSALNIDGKESPVSLGASA
- a CDS encoding RrF2 family transcriptional regulator; its protein translation is MLTKKGKYGLKALVHLSGLPVGQLAFVNDIAVANNIPKKFLDAILGELRNAGFVQSRKGKEGGYRLARPASEIKIGHVVRVLDGPLAPIPCASRTQYQRCEDCDEATCQVRHMMLEVRQAIAEVLDNRSLAAMRDADNDDFPVELTSQI